In Lolium rigidum isolate FL_2022 chromosome 3, APGP_CSIRO_Lrig_0.1, whole genome shotgun sequence, the genomic window TGAGTTCGAGGGTGTGTCTGGGTGCTGCCCCGGTCTGATTCTTTCAACGGCAATGGCTTTGCATTTGGCAAGCTACATTGAAAGTCCACAAAGTTGCAGATCAGCGATGGAGACGCGTCGAGGTTGGGTGAAAAGGTGATATGTCCACTTTCCCTTGGGTGTCTGCTACGGTGGTGCCGGAGGCGAGTGACACACTTTGGTTTTTTGCTAATGGGATTCTTCGCCTggattgtaattttccttttttggcTGAGAGTCCTTTTTTGTAAAAGCTAGGGGTTTCCTATCTTTTCAGTTCAGGTCGATGTTTACGTGGCTTGTAACTTGAACTTTATTTTATGAACGAGACATGTATTACCTGCAAAAAAAGAGTCATATATGCAAGGCGTTATAACCTTAAAAAGAAAAATGTGCGGGGTGTTATGCATGAGCCCTAGAATAGAGCATTGTGGGCTTGTGAAATGTGAAGCTAGCACAAGACACAAGAGTAATGAACTCCTATGACAAATTATTATTGATAAACTAAATAGCTACTACTCCATCCGTTCACTACTACAATATGTTTCAGTTTTCTTTAAAAAGTGTATGTATCTATACGTGTTTCAGTACGTATGTTCACTCATTCGGTTCATATCTAAatgtctaaaacatcttataatagtTAACGAAGAAAGTAACATATTGGTAACTGAGCTTATGCCATATGCAATGAGATTTGAGTTGTTCTGCAGCGTGCCACGTACGGATTTAGTGAAACGGAGAAACGGAACAGGAAGAGACAATAAAACTGACAAAAAGTATTACTCCCTAGTtcagggacggagggagtatattggtTGTATGCGGTGTTTCTTATGACTTAACTTAACTGATCTCGGACGAAGTAGTACCAAGCATGTTTACTTCTTCGCAAAAAAAGCATGTTTACTTCTTCTGGCAAAGCCTAGGGAAGGAGCAGAAAACAAACATTTACACCAACTTTGCTGGCAAGGAGACCAAGAAAATGCAACACCGTATGAAGTTTTACCACTGCCCCTTTACAAGAGCAGCACTCGGCAAGCCCGCATACTCTTTAGGTAACTTCAGTCTATAGTCTAAATCATAAGCAGAATGAACGGAGAGAACATCACATTTAAAGAGAAAATGGCGACTTCTTTCATAGCAACCGTTATACAGATCACCATACTGTATGCTCCTACAAGAatgctacaacaacaacaacaacaacaacatataACTTATGCCTGATTGGTTTAAGGCGTGCTTCTAAAAGAATCAGCGGTatacaaggtcaagctcatggacTCAGCTGCTGGGCCGGGGCATCGCGTTTGGTGGTCTTACTGCAGGGGCGCCATATCCAGGTGGCAATCTGTTCCCAGCAACACCATGCTGGTTCGGCCTAGATGGCAAAGCACCCATGCGGGCAGCGATTATAGCGTTCCTCTCCATCAGAAGCTTCTTTCTGGTTTTTTCGGTGTATTCTCTTGTTCGGAGGGCCACTTGCTCCACATCGGCAAATAATGACATCTTCGCCTCCGTCTTCTGCAGCTGCATGAAAAATATATATCTTGCGGTTATAACCGGCGCCAAACACTGGAGGGATCATCATTTAAGCATCGACAATCTGTTGAGTAAAATTTTCTGCGTACCAGCTTTTCAACCACCAGTGCAGCTAGCCTTCGAATTTGATCTTCCTCCTGCTCAGCAAGGAGCTTAGCCTTCACAGCAGCAGCTGAAATAGCAGTCGCTGCTGCTCGTTTTAGCCGAGTTAGGGAATCATCAGGTTTGGCGGTCACTCCTGAGCCCTTCTCAGCATCGGCAGGGACGATTTCGGCACCATTAAGTTCTGCAAGATAAGAGATACCAGAGAAGTGGAAATCAGCTGATGAGAAACTGAACCACCATGAGGATTGACAGATGAATGACGCAAAATCTGCTTTCTAAATCCCGATCCCCTTAACGACTGTATTTTCTAATTTTCACGATTCTTACGTTTACTCCACAGTGGTCTGATATCACAAAGCCCTTCTCAGGCCTTTCTTGCAGGAGACAGTTGGTATATATATTTGGGAATACGGATGTACCAGAGAGTGATTAGGTTTGGGAACTCAAAGATCAAGAAGGGAAGCAAAAGAATAGAAGTGACTGCACTAATCATCTAACTGAAGGGAAAGTAAACAAAATAACCACATGAACATATTTTTTAATAAAACAAATAAGTTGTTGACACACAATGGAATGGTTCAAGCAACTAAACTATTTAGAATTCCATTTCCCACTTCCACATCCATATTTTGGTAGGTGCTAATTGCTATGGAATGGGATGGTAATTAACAGCACAGGAAAAACAAACCACATATTTCCAAGGCTACAATACTACATTAGTAAGTCATATATCTGGATTTAGCAGGTCTTGCTAAGAAGCAGCAGCTCAATCTGACGACATGGTAACAATTTTATGATGGGCACATGGGGATGTGAAGAACCTTACCAAACATTATCAAAACAACTTAACTGCTTACGTGTACAACTCATGTAAGTAAATTTTGGATTAGTGAATATTGATAGGCATTAACTACAGAGAATGCTGATTGAAATTGCATGCTTATTATTGGCAGGTTGCCTTGGCGCAGTGGTAAGGCGGTTGCCTTGTGATCAGGAGGTCACGGGTTCAAGTCGTGGAAACAGCCTCTTGCAAAAATTGCAAAGAAAGGCTGCGTACAATGACCCAATGTGGTCCGacccttccccagaccccgcGCAAAGCAGGATCTTCACACACCGGGCTGCCCCGCTTTATAGAGATAATTTCAGACTTTCCGTATAAACTTACTCCCTTCACTAATGTAAGACCTTTTAGCTTTTTTCGtaaatgcatgtatctagacagaTTTTAGTGTGTAAGTTCACTCGTTTTGGTCCTCcactttaaaatatctaaaagGTCTTACAGGAGTAATATAAATGAAGTACCTTCCATTTTGCTATTCCCCAATGTTTGGCTTTTCTCGTCTTCTTGTACAATAGTTGGGGCACCAACTGCATCTTCGGTCTTATTAAGCTCGATCTTGCCATTTGCAGACGAATCATCATCTGGCTCCACTTCAGAACTTGGTTTGTCCTCTTCAGGATTAGATGCAACTGTAGTACTTCCTGCAACTGCCTCTTGAGAAGCTAACAAACCACATCCATTTGCATTATCTTGTGGAGCAACTGAATCTTTCGTACTTAATGAACCTTCTGTGTCATTGGATGCACTCTTACCCACCAGAGGAATTGGATCACCTGACTCCTTAACATTACTGGATTTAGGCTCCACAGAGGGAACTTCATCATCGCAAGACACATTCTTATTATCTGATTCTTTATGATCTTTTGGTGAACTGGATGGACTGTTTTGCTTTTCCACTGGCAGAGTATTTTCTTCCTTTTCATTAATATCCTTTTTCTCAGTACCAGTTGAATCTATAATCATATCTTCATCTTTTGCTTGATCACCATCTTTAATTTCATTACTGCAAATTTTGTTGACCCCATCAGCATAATCTTACAATAGCATATTACACAAGTAAAAGCATTGCTTACCTTACAGTGACAAAAAAGTCTTTCAGATCACTCGGTGGATCTTCAAGAATATAACAGTGTCTACTTGCCAACTGGAGTGCAGGAGGATCCTCCGATATGGCTTTTAGTGAACTACGGCAAGAAGTGGTAGCATTGTCATCTTCGACAAGACCAGCCAAAAATGCTGCCTGCACAAGACATTTGAAAGACCTAAGGGTAAAAAATACTGTATAGTGAGTAAAGATGTCCAAGGGTACAAGACAGTACTTACCAGTGCCATAACAGGATTCCCTGCATCAGCAAATGAACCTTCATCTCCTGGGAAGTGACCGACGGCCTCGAATGCAGATTTCAGGATATCAATAGCATCGTTTGATGCATTTTCACCAGAAGCATCGGTAGCAACGTTTGATGCATTTTCACCAGAAGTATCGGTAGCAACGTTTGATGCATTTTCACCAGAAGCATCGGTAGCAACATTTGACGCATTTTTGTCAGAAGTATCAGGattaacaggatcttcctttgctaGATCAGCGTCAGAAGATGGTTTTGGATCATCAGCGTTTGGAACTGCAACTGAATCTACACCAGCTGAATTATTGGTATCTTTATCTTCCACAGGAGTTCCTTCTTCTGTTTTTGCTTCTGCATTATTGCCTTCCGTTTTCTCTGAAGGCTTCTCATCCTCTGTATCTTTTCCTTCAATTTTCTCTTCAACTTCCATTTTATCAGGTACTTCAGGGGTGCCTTTTTCCACCAAGGCTTGCTTGCTTTCATGGATATTTTGGTGaacatcttcatcaccatgaaaGCTGTCCTCAATTTGCATTTGAAGAAAGTGTAACATGCACTGTGTTTTTGTTTTCGTAGCAACATGCTCGGCAATCTCAGCCCATTTTCCACCAAAAATTTCCAAAGCTTCTAAAAGAAGCAATGTCTCCTCATCAGTCCAACTAGTACCACGAGCACCAGAAACTTCTGCCGAATCCATAAGGATGAAATCAGTTTTGGACATGCCTGGATCGAATTTTTCTTCGTTGTAGCAGTTAGAACACAGGTCAAAATCTGCctgtagaaataaaataataatatcAATACAACCATTCTTAAAATGAACCACAAGGTACAGTACATTGGGATGATGACTATAATCTGCATTTCATGAGAAGAATCAGTGTCTTTGAAGGCTAAATTTTGGCATAGTATTTCCTATACTCCCATGGTCAATTTTAAACAGTATATTTGTCTTATTAATACATGTTAGTATATTCTCGGGGGTTTTCCTAAAGCTTTCCCGTAAAAAAAGGTGACATAACATAATGGTGATATAGCAATATTTCAGCAGGGACGTGACactaaaacagaaaaaaaaaatgctaACCTGGGTCCGGCAATGGTAGCGCTTGCCTGAGCAATCAACTGAACAGGAGTTGCAGTGGTACTCAACAGAAGGCTCAGCTGCTGCAACCACATCTTCCACTAGTACAGGATCAGGAAGAAATGAAGGCAGAGGGGCTGGAATTTCCACCTCCCCTTTCTTTGGTAAAGGGATCATATATGACTGAATAGGTTCAAATTTAAACAGCTTCTCAATAACAGACGCTTTGTCCTCATTGGGAGAATCACTTTGGCTCTCCTCTGGCTTAGTCTCCTCTATGCCAGCGGGTGGAAAAGGGTGGAAATTGATCAGGCCCCAGTGATCCAAGAAATCAAACACTTCCTGTCGAGCATCGGCCTCCCCAATTGATATCTCAGCTAAATCTTTGGACTCCAGCTGCAGCTGAGGATTTGCATGAAATTTCATCACAATGGAATTTCTAATCCCCGAGTAAATCTCCGGTGTCCGCTTCTCAGATTTGCCATTAAAGAACGAAGACAATGTTTGCTTCTCGACTGGGTGGATGTCCTTCCACGAAAACCATCCTGTAGAAGTAAATGATTTATTATTGTGCAACTTCTAGTTTGGACCTTCATAGCATGCAGACGTGCCAGAATTATGCCCCCAGCGTGACCAAAAAAAGAAGTTGCCAGGCTAAATTTTCTGTGGGCCCCGGCAGGCAACTTTCTTGTTAATTTTTTTCCCTCCGAATCTGGCATCACCGTCCGCTTCTAAAATTAGACGGGCCTGAGGGCGTCGCGCTGCGGGGCGATCTAGGGAGTGTTCGCCCGATATCTTTTGGGTTTAGTTTCAAAAGAAAAATCGTTTTGAACAACAAAAAAAGGAGAACATGCAAGGGTCACTCCTAACTATTAGGGTGGGAAACTTGAAAGGCAGCAGGAAACAATAGAACATATTTTCTGCTAAATATTTTAGTTCTGAAGAAATGATGCTGGCATGTTTTGACGTTTGAATAGAAGAACTACACATTTCAGGAAAATAGAGAGTCTGCAAAACTCAATAACATAAACTGGTAGCTACTTGTTATATGCCTCAACAGACAAAGGCAATATACCAAAGAAATAAATTGTTTATGCCAGTATTAGTCAGTGTTGTACATTGTTACTGGCATACTTCAATTACGCAAGAGACAGCTGTTTGCTGTATTATCAAGATCTGCCACTGTGCTTTCTCTTATATGTTATTAAGATTTACCACAGATGTTATTCCTCTTATGTGGTAATGTAAGAAGGCTGTCCTATCCTATGTTTAAAATACTTACAAGAGCAAATATATCCCAAAAGATAACAAGCAATAAACCAAGCACAAGGACGAAAGAGATAGTGGGTACTCACCTCATCATTTGCACACAGCAGGAAAAGGGCAAATACACATTATTAACAGTTCACCACTACAGACTAGAAGTAATAAAGGCAACATAGCAATAAATTCTTATCTCAAGCAGGTAAATGAACAGAATGAGCATGCACTCAGATTGAGCTACATCTACCCAGGAAAACTACAACTAACACATCATTTTTCAGAGTAGGCGTCCTAATTT contains:
- the LOC124704113 gene encoding SWI/SNF complex subunit SWI3D-like, yielding MEPKAPAAPHGDGPPAEAPRRRGGGGKRKAAGSSFTPSKRHAKERNASYNVPQHLLHSGPLTRAARHSPHKLSGAPPDAAPAATGAGGSGKVEGDAIRLDGEQTPAEEAPLVDEAFEAVRSRDAGVHVVPTFAGWFSWKDIHPVEKQTLSSFFNGKSEKRTPEIYSGIRNSIVMKFHANPQLQLESKDLAEISIGEADARQEVFDFLDHWGLINFHPFPPAGIEETKPEESQSDSPNEDKASVIEKLFKFEPIQSYMIPLPKKGEVEIPAPLPSFLPDPVLVEDVVAAAEPSVEYHCNSCSVDCSGKRYHCRTQADFDLCSNCYNEEKFDPGMSKTDFILMDSAEVSGARGTSWTDEETLLLLEALEIFGGKWAEIAEHVATKTKTQCMLHFLQMQIEDSFHGDEDVHQNIHESKQALVEKGTPEVPDKMEVEEKIEGKDTEDEKPSEKTEGNNAEAKTEEGTPVEDKDTNNSAGVDSVAVPNADDPKPSSDADLAKEDPVNPDTSDKNASNVATDASGENASNVATDTSGENASNVATDASGENASNDAIDILKSAFEAVGHFPGDEGSFADAGNPVMALAAFLAGLVEDDNATTSCRSSLKAISEDPPALQLASRHCYILEDPPSDLKDFFVTVSNEIKDGDQAKDEDMIIDSTGTEKKDINEKEENTLPVEKQNSPSSSPKDHKESDNKNVSCDDEVPSVEPKSSNVKESGDPIPLVGKSASNDTEGSLSTKDSVAPQDNANGCGLLASQEAVAGSTTVASNPEEDKPSSEVEPDDDSSANGKIELNKTEDAVGAPTIVQEDEKSQTLGNSKMEELNGAEIVPADAEKGSGVTAKPDDSLTRLKRAAATAISAAAVKAKLLAEQEEDQIRRLAALVVEKLLQKTEAKMSLFADVEQVALRTREYTEKTRKKLLMERNAIIAARMGALPSRPNQHGVAGNRLPPGYGAPAVRPPNAMPRPSS